The sequence below is a genomic window from Acropora palmata chromosome 5, jaAcrPala1.3, whole genome shotgun sequence.
ACTGTTCCTGTAtgtaatatttcttttcattcacaAGTATTTTCATATTCTTAAAGTTAATTCGAGAGGTAACCGATACGCTGTATAGCTGCTTATGGGGACCGGCCGTGAAGTAAACAGCTTTTGTGATATGAACTTGACAGATGTTATATTTGTTTTATCCACTCTTGCACGTAAATGCCACAAAACATAGTTACTAGGTTTGTTCATAACTATCAACTATGCACAAACCTAGGTACCACTaatttggaaaaagaaaaaagtataataaGCTGAACTCGTACGTCCGACGAGTCGGCATGTTTCCAATCTTTATGAGTACCGTAAACAATTAAACAATGTTCGGTAaaacattttaatatttttccagACATGCTTTAAACACACAGAAAACATCGACTAAATCCCCTCTGTCGATACGATATACGGCGGTGTTTAATAAGCCGGCGGTGCTTAATAAGAATCTTAGAAGAACTGATTAAGAACTTATGATCAATGCCGGCTTTCTggagaacaaaaaagaaaaatacatacATAGAAACAAACGGAAAGATGAGAAAATTCATGTTTAAAGGAACAACCAAGTTCACAGTGTTTTACTAGCAATTATAATGCAGGAACCAGCTAATTGACGATTTATGACCGGTATTCCCTAAGGGCTTCAATATTCCATTAAAATTGAACGGCTGTTTTTGCCAGTATCTTTGATGTTTTGTTCATAGAGCCGTTTTTGAGGGacaataaaaaaggaaagctgGGTTAAGAAAAGCTACGCAAGGTGAACTATTTCATTGAATTGTGCGGTACTTTACCGCCGATGTTTATCATTTTCTAGCGGATAAGCAATAGCAATTGCCAATATGTCATCTTTGTATTCTTCTGGCACCTATATCTTTTATATTTCCGCCTGGGAAAATATCCGTTAAATGGGATTCACGCGCCTCACGTTTCCGCGGGCGGTAAAGCATGCTTAGAAAACATTAACAGTGATGAGTTcaatttccaaacaaaatattcaagACGCCCGAAATCTATTGGTTCTTCTCGTTCAATACTGTCCATTTTGAGAATATTTTCGACTTCAAGATAATAGATACTTGCACTTGTCTCGGAGATATCACTCCGGGAATTCAAAGTGTAAACTTCGACATTGACAACCAGGTACATTCTCTATGATGATCTTGTCTTATCCATAACGATTCcagattaattaattaatttgacCGGTGAAATATAGTTAAGGGCGTAAAGCCGAAACAACGAGTTTCGTTTCCGAATCAGTTTTGTTTGAGCTTCATAATTTTGGTCTTATTGCTAAGGCAACCGACCGCAGTTTATATCTTAATTCAAATTTTAGAATATTGACTTAGTATGTTTGACCAGTCAAAACAAATGAGTTTCATTTGAGGGTGGCCTAAGGTGGAATCAACCAATCGTTATCTTGGACTTCACTTATTAAAATGTTCGTGTGTATTCGCAGTTAATTCTCGAAGGCACTAACTAATCTTGCCCTCTGTACAATATCACCAGCACACAAGTTTATGACTTGGTTAGAGAACTGTACTGTAGAAAGGGAAAAATGACCAAATAGGTCGTCAAACAAGGCAGTTTATGAATGAGGTTTTGCAAGAGGAAGGAATGTTTCAGTTGCAACAAGCAGCGACTAATTCCTTACTATAACTTGAGACAAACGAACAGCTAAgagaaaaaatagtttttaagGGATGATGATACAGACACTTATCACATTACATATTCCTGTAGGAAAGGCCGATTAGCTCGGAGATCCACAAGAGGATGGAGACAGTTGCGATTGGGAGCAATGCTTCCTCATACGGCATTATGACTCAAGAAGGAAATTCGACAACTGTAGCATCAACAAATAATCCCGGTGAGTTTGAGATCACTTCACAGGCTCTGATTCTAATCCTCGTGCTTGTGGTTTCGCTGGCTGGAAATGGCCTGCTTTGCTATCTCATCTTGGCCATCAAACAGCTGCAACTTCCAACCAATTACTTTATCCTCTCGCTGGCCCTTGCGGACTTCCTCTTCGCTGCGGTGTGTCTCCCATTTCGCATTGTATATATTCTTCAAAAGTACCTGTGGACACTAGGACTGAGCatgtgtaaattttggatctGGTTAGACCTGCTATTCTGCTCAGCTTCCATCGCAAACTTGGCAGCGATCAGCGTGGATCGCTACTTGAAAATCGTTTCTCCTTTGACATACGACGCACGCATGACGTCGTCTAGGGCGGTTTTGACACTGGTCGCTCTGTGGGGCTACTCAATATCCCTAGCGTCTCTATCATTGTGCCCCACGAGCAACGCACCTGGAATTGTGGTAGAAAACCAACGATGCTTCATCGACAACAAAATCTTTCTAACTGTGGTGTTCGTTATTGGATTTTTCGCGCCCTTCGGTATCATGATACTTATGTActgctttgttttcaaagtagCCGTTGATCAGGCCCAGCAACTTTTTCGTCAAACAGAATCCCTAAATGGCATCCACCGACACAGATCTCGTCGAAAATCGAGTCGAATTTTTCCGGGGACACCTTTCCTCGAACTAAAAGCAACAAAGACTTTAATGATATTACTAAGCGTGTTTTGCATTTGTTGGTCGCCATTTTTCGTTTTGTCTTTGGTAAGTTTGCATAATCCGCACGCATGGGATGAACTTCCAAGTTGGTTCACTGTATTTCTGAAAGCCCTATTCGTGCATGTTTTACCAAATTGCAATTCAGCTTTTAATCCGATTATATACACTACGTATAACCACCAATTCAAGAATGCTTTTAAACAACTGTTCAAGCGCTATAGAGGAGCGCGATCAACGAGATCAGCAAGTTTAAACGGATCCATGTCAGATCCCAGTGCAGACCAAGGGCGGATGCTTCAGCTGATGGGAACAGACGCCTCAAAAAGAACATCGTCATTCCGTTTGGAGGATGAAAGCGatatttcaaatacaaaagaagcttgataaaaaaaacaatacttcaagAACGCGCCTTCATTTTGCCGCTGAAAAAAGGATgaaaacagggaaaaaaatCCCTCAagctcttttttgtttctcttatAATTTTcgccgttttttgcatttcattAGCCTTCAAAGATGTTTTTCTCGAGTTCATGCTGTATTGAAAGATCcttattttcatcatttttgtcGACTTTCCTCAGCTTTCCAGCTGCTTTTTTGTGTTGGAAATCATATTTAAGGTCTTGTTAGACTGATTTCATGAAGTTTTGGTATCTCAATAAGCgaaattaaatattcaaaaagTGCCTTATTTATTGTGTACGTGTTACGTAGATTAGCGCGCGTGGGCGAATCATGACGGCATACACCGACTCCCTTTTGACTATTGTTGCAAAGTAtgtacaacaacaaaagggCTCAACAACTAAGTGTTCGGCTTAATTCCTGTGACCTTTAAAAATGAGGGAAAGTTGTGACAATACAGACGTGAATAAAAAATTGTCCTAACTAGAAAGGCAAGCTCTTTTGTCGTTCAGAATTCTTATATAACAAATCACTACACAAGCTCAGTTTTCAACCAAACAAGCTACCAGAAACATCGTCACATTCGCAGTCGCGTGTATCGCAGGGTTTGTTCCGTGGCGAGA
It includes:
- the LOC141881883 gene encoding histamine H2 receptor-like isoform X2, translating into METVAIGSNASSYGIMTQEGNSTTVASTNNPGEFEITSQALILILVLVVSLAGNGLLCYLILAIKQLQLPTNYFILSLALADFLFAAVCLPFRIVYILQKYLWTLGLSMCKFWIWLDLLFCSASIANLAAISVDRYLKIVSPLTYDARMTSSRAVLTLVALWGYSISLASLSLCPTSNAPGIVVENQRCFIDNKIFLTVVFVIGFFAPFGIMILMYCFVFKVAVDQAQQLFRQTESLNGIHRHRSRRKSSRIFPGTPFLELKATKTLMILLSVFCICWSPFFVLSLVSLHNPHAWDELPSWFTVFLKALFVHVLPNCNSAFNPIIYTTYNHQFKNAFKQLFKRYRGARSTRSASLNGSMSDPSADQGRMLQLMGTDASKRTSSFRLEDESDISNTKEA
- the LOC141881883 gene encoding histamine H2 receptor-like isoform X1, translated to MHAHNHVNLAGMKQSWTTVSILLHLIGKAYSILAKERPISSEIHKRMETVAIGSNASSYGIMTQEGNSTTVASTNNPGEFEITSQALILILVLVVSLAGNGLLCYLILAIKQLQLPTNYFILSLALADFLFAAVCLPFRIVYILQKYLWTLGLSMCKFWIWLDLLFCSASIANLAAISVDRYLKIVSPLTYDARMTSSRAVLTLVALWGYSISLASLSLCPTSNAPGIVVENQRCFIDNKIFLTVVFVIGFFAPFGIMILMYCFVFKVAVDQAQQLFRQTESLNGIHRHRSRRKSSRIFPGTPFLELKATKTLMILLSVFCICWSPFFVLSLVSLHNPHAWDELPSWFTVFLKALFVHVLPNCNSAFNPIIYTTYNHQFKNAFKQLFKRYRGARSTRSASLNGSMSDPSADQGRMLQLMGTDASKRTSSFRLEDESDISNTKEA